A DNA window from Kitasatospora atroaurantiaca contains the following coding sequences:
- a CDS encoding phage portal protein → MGFWRALFRGSSSGKSESRVWDDATGELFPYPGLVGQSGQRVNASTALQVSAVFGCVRLLSETIATLPVATYSRRGGARREVTSPTWLDYPTAEPGGVGRIDLLSQVVLSLLLEGNAYLAVTWDGPNIVAIEVLDPSKVRVHTVIIDGRRRKIFDCWDVDRDGNEVALGWFTTRDILHIPGMMLPGDFTGVSPIAYARESIGLALAAQTYGARFFANGAMPGAVVEVPGAMSEEGLARAREAWRLANSGVENAHRVALLTEGAKFSKIAMSPDEAQFLQTRQFQVPEIARIFGVPPHLISDATNSTSWGSGLAEQNQAFAMFSLRPWLERIEAGLTRLLYAESANRQLFVKFSLDGIQRGAPAERMNMYSIGLQQGIYSIDEVRGWEDLEPLPDGLGAAHRVPLNLADVAAPDDAPKAIEPPPDQQSPDDQGDENEGEASEDGAPQPDQAG, encoded by the coding sequence ATGGGGTTTTGGCGTGCCCTGTTCCGGGGCTCAAGTTCCGGAAAGTCTGAGTCTCGCGTATGGGATGACGCCACGGGCGAACTGTTCCCGTATCCCGGCCTGGTCGGTCAGTCCGGCCAGCGAGTCAACGCGAGTACTGCACTACAGGTGTCGGCCGTCTTCGGGTGCGTCCGCCTTCTCAGCGAGACGATTGCAACGCTGCCGGTGGCCACCTACTCACGGCGCGGGGGTGCCCGACGGGAAGTCACTTCTCCGACGTGGCTCGACTACCCGACCGCTGAGCCGGGGGGAGTGGGCCGGATCGACCTTCTCTCTCAGGTGGTGCTGTCGCTGCTGCTTGAGGGGAACGCGTATCTCGCGGTTACGTGGGACGGCCCCAACATCGTTGCGATTGAGGTACTGGACCCCTCAAAGGTCCGGGTTCACACGGTCATCATCGACGGCCGGCGACGCAAGATTTTCGACTGTTGGGACGTCGACCGGGACGGCAACGAAGTCGCGTTGGGCTGGTTCACCACTCGGGATATCTTGCACATTCCGGGGATGATGCTGCCGGGTGATTTCACGGGGGTCTCGCCGATCGCCTACGCCCGTGAGTCCATCGGGCTCGCGCTGGCAGCACAGACCTACGGCGCGCGGTTCTTCGCCAATGGCGCCATGCCTGGGGCGGTAGTTGAGGTTCCGGGCGCCATGTCCGAAGAGGGGCTTGCCCGCGCTCGTGAGGCGTGGCGGTTGGCCAACTCCGGTGTGGAGAACGCTCACCGGGTCGCGCTGCTGACCGAAGGCGCCAAGTTCAGCAAGATCGCCATGAGCCCGGACGAGGCTCAGTTCTTGCAGACCCGACAGTTCCAAGTGCCGGAGATTGCAAGGATATTCGGGGTTCCGCCTCATCTGATCAGCGACGCGACCAACTCAACGAGCTGGGGCAGCGGGCTCGCCGAGCAGAACCAGGCGTTCGCGATGTTCAGCCTTCGCCCGTGGCTTGAGCGCATTGAGGCGGGGCTCACCCGGCTTCTCTACGCGGAGTCGGCGAACCGGCAACTCTTCGTGAAGTTCAGCCTTGACGGTATCCAGCGAGGTGCCCCGGCGGAGCGCATGAACATGTACTCCATCGGTTTGCAGCAAGGCATTTACTCCATCGACGAAGTGCGCGGGTGGGAAGACCTTGAGCCCCTGCCGGATGGCCTGGGCGCCGCGCACCGTGTGCCGCTGAACCTCGCTGACGTTGCCGCACCGGACGACGCGCCGAAGGCGATTGAGCCCCCACCTGATCAGCAAAGCCCGGACGACCAGGGCGACGAGAACGAGGGGGAGGCAAGTGAAGACGGAGCGCCGCAACCTGACCAGGCCGGCTGA
- a CDS encoding HK97-gp10 family putative phage morphogenesis protein — MADSAFTVRVEGLDDLKRALRQLKDSDLNKRVREVNKAAAEIVKPEARKTAPSGHRSRKDSKKYKPGKLEKSITVLASANSAVIKAGSASRVPYAGAIHFGFPKRHIRANRFLYRAMARTSDEVSETYEREITDVIREKLES, encoded by the coding sequence GTGGCTGATTCCGCGTTCACGGTCCGCGTTGAGGGGCTGGACGACTTGAAGCGCGCCTTGCGGCAGCTCAAGGACTCCGACCTGAACAAGCGGGTCCGTGAGGTCAACAAGGCTGCCGCCGAGATCGTGAAACCGGAAGCGCGCAAGACCGCGCCGAGCGGTCACCGGTCCCGCAAGGACTCGAAGAAGTACAAGCCCGGAAAGCTGGAGAAGTCCATCACGGTTCTCGCATCTGCGAACAGCGCTGTGATCAAGGCGGGTTCGGCTTCTCGGGTGCCGTACGCCGGGGCAATTCACTTCGGATTCCCGAAGCGGCACATCAGAGCGAACCGGTTCCTATACCGGGCAATGGCGCGAACCTCCGACGAGGTGTCGGAGACGTACGAACGCGAGATCACCGACGTGATCCGCGAGAAGCTTGAGAGCTAG
- a CDS encoding HK97 family phage prohead protease, translating to MKTERRNLTRPAEIRTNGDSVTMRGYAYRFNELSHNLGGFRERILPGAGANSLRTNDVFATFNHDNNNVLGRRTAGTLRTGEDDEGGWYEIDLPNTTVGRDLAELLRRGDINGSSFTFRVKADGQRRASDDDPETGLPVREITAMDVMEVGPVLNPAYPTTDAALRSIELCLGVTLALEIESETEELAEIATGEDEPDEPDSGEDEAKKNARALARALTTTGGRY from the coding sequence GTGAAGACGGAGCGCCGCAACCTGACCAGGCCGGCTGAAATCCGAACCAACGGCGACAGCGTGACCATGCGCGGATACGCCTACCGGTTCAACGAGTTGAGCCACAACCTGGGGGGCTTCCGGGAACGGATTCTCCCCGGTGCGGGCGCGAACTCGCTTCGGACCAACGACGTGTTCGCCACGTTCAACCACGACAACAACAACGTACTCGGCCGTCGGACCGCCGGAACTCTTCGGACCGGTGAGGACGACGAAGGCGGCTGGTACGAGATCGACCTACCGAATACCACGGTAGGCCGCGACCTTGCCGAGCTTCTGCGGCGGGGCGATATCAACGGCAGCTCGTTCACGTTCCGCGTAAAGGCCGATGGTCAGCGTCGGGCTTCCGACGACGACCCGGAGACGGGTCTACCCGTCCGGGAGATCACGGCCATGGACGTGATGGAAGTCGGACCGGTTCTCAACCCGGCGTACCCGACCACGGATGCCGCGCTCCGCTCCATTGAGCTGTGCCTAGGGGTGACGCTCGCGCTCGAAATCGAGAGCGAGACCGAAGAGTTGGCCGAAATCGCCACGGGCGAAGACGAGCCGGACGAGCCGGATTCCGGCGAAGACGAAGCGAAGAAGAACGCGCGTGCACTGGCTCGCGCACTTACGACCACGGGGGGCCGTTACTAA
- a CDS encoding terminase large subunit domain-containing protein, whose protein sequence is MGVIVAGIDPVIARHIPADAPFPSEGYRVANWIEKFCYLTGSFAGQPFRLLQWQRDLLVDAYELRQLADGRWIRKHRMAVVCIARKNGKSTIAAAIMLYHLIADRADSQRQIIAAANDRNQARMVFDAAKQMVNASPKLSAVATVQRDVIRFKDSTYRVVSADAGRQQGLNPSAVSLDEYAFSKNADLFDALTLGSAARNQPMTWVVSTAGPDPDGPFAKLCEQGERVNSGEATDPTLFYRSWGPRLGDTVDHLDPAVWRACNPSFEILNEEDFRAAAQRSTEASFRIYRLSQFVRGASTWLPHGLWDSLAIEDTLRPGDAVVCGFDGSWKGDSTALVACRVSDLRVFVLGHWEAPPDDAHWRVPMADVRDALRSALDTYTVRVLVADPYRWEETLDNLEAEGHPVEAFPTNSLARMVPATQAVYDACLDGRLSHDGNPALARHIGNAVLREDHRGARITKEHAGSRRKIDLAIAMILAVHGAVMFRDENPGLIDSPILATWEQDGQVFAFGGSAEFFNDL, encoded by the coding sequence GTGGGGGTGATCGTGGCCGGTATTGATCCGGTGATCGCTCGCCACATCCCCGCTGACGCGCCGTTCCCCTCCGAGGGGTATCGGGTGGCCAACTGGATTGAGAAGTTCTGTTACCTGACTGGCTCGTTCGCCGGTCAGCCGTTCCGACTTCTCCAGTGGCAGCGTGACCTACTCGTTGACGCGTACGAGCTTCGGCAGCTCGCTGACGGCCGGTGGATTCGCAAACACCGCATGGCAGTTGTGTGTATCGCTCGGAAGAACGGCAAGAGCACGATTGCCGCCGCAATCATGCTGTACCACCTGATAGCCGACCGCGCCGATTCTCAGCGGCAGATCATCGCTGCCGCGAACGACCGGAATCAGGCGCGCATGGTGTTCGATGCTGCCAAGCAGATGGTCAACGCTTCGCCGAAGCTGTCGGCCGTCGCCACGGTGCAGCGTGACGTGATCCGCTTCAAGGACTCGACCTATCGAGTCGTCAGCGCGGACGCCGGACGGCAGCAGGGTCTCAACCCGTCGGCCGTCAGCTTGGACGAGTACGCGTTCAGCAAGAATGCCGACCTGTTCGACGCGCTGACGCTGGGCAGTGCCGCCCGCAACCAGCCCATGACCTGGGTGGTCTCGACAGCCGGCCCGGACCCCGACGGCCCGTTCGCGAAGCTCTGCGAACAGGGTGAGCGGGTCAACTCCGGTGAGGCCACTGACCCGACGCTCTTCTACCGGTCATGGGGTCCGCGCCTGGGCGACACCGTTGACCACCTGGACCCCGCTGTGTGGCGCGCGTGCAACCCCTCTTTCGAGATCCTGAACGAAGAGGACTTCCGCGCTGCCGCCCAGCGGAGCACCGAAGCAAGCTTCCGGATCTACCGGCTTTCCCAGTTCGTCCGTGGCGCGTCTACATGGCTGCCTCACGGGCTCTGGGACTCCCTGGCGATAGAGGACACCTTGAGGCCCGGCGACGCCGTTGTCTGCGGTTTTGACGGGAGTTGGAAGGGCGACAGCACAGCGCTTGTCGCCTGCCGGGTGTCGGACCTTCGCGTGTTCGTCCTGGGGCACTGGGAGGCCCCGCCGGATGACGCTCACTGGCGCGTGCCCATGGCTGACGTGCGGGACGCTCTCCGCTCCGCGCTGGACACGTACACGGTGCGCGTCCTGGTCGCCGACCCGTACCGCTGGGAGGAGACGCTAGACAACCTTGAGGCGGAGGGGCACCCGGTTGAGGCGTTCCCGACCAACTCTCTGGCGCGAATGGTTCCGGCAACTCAGGCCGTCTACGACGCGTGCCTTGACGGTCGCCTGTCCCATGACGGCAACCCCGCTCTTGCGCGCCACATCGGGAACGCCGTCCTTCGTGAGGACCACCGGGGCGCCCGGATCACGAAGGAACACGCCGGGTCGCGCCGGAAGATCGACCTAGCAATAGCCATGATCTTGGCCGTCCATGGGGCGGTCATGTTCCGGGACGAGAACCCCGGACTCATTGACTCTCCGATCCTCGCCACCTGGGAGCAGGACGGACAGGTCTTCGCCTTCGGCGGGTCCGCCGAATTCTTCAACGATCTATGA
- a CDS encoding phage major capsid protein: MDATTLAANFEAREKAVSELRALTDEFAGKDMDADARAKESRLLDSIADYDGRVRRGIEAVKSSESVTSLMAGLKGTGSKREAQEKLDATADQLRSLELGQAADFAPERRAVDTTTGKNVIPRTLFGQLLAEAVYRSTVMRNGASILSTSSAEPLDIVVMTGRASAQITAENGQIQESYPTQVTRSLGAYKYAYASVVSSELIQDQALDLVGFLVGDAGPAIGHGMGTHFLAGDGVGKPTGILKAAPAATATFKMPGGTNKDTGVSDGLIDLFYELQPAYRSNATFVVSDKMAAVMRKLKDVNGQYLWQTALVAGQPDLFNGRPVATDVAMPDNQVLFGDLSKYKIRFAGPLRVERSLDAKFLNDQVVYRFIQRADGLLTDLLSAKVLTVTP; this comes from the coding sequence ATGGACGCTACTACTCTCGCCGCGAACTTTGAGGCCCGTGAGAAGGCCGTCAGCGAGCTTCGGGCGCTGACTGACGAGTTCGCCGGCAAGGACATGGACGCTGACGCTCGGGCGAAGGAGAGTCGCCTACTCGACTCGATCGCCGACTATGACGGTCGGGTGCGTCGGGGCATTGAGGCGGTCAAGTCCTCTGAATCCGTGACTTCCCTCATGGCTGGTCTCAAGGGGACCGGCAGCAAGCGGGAGGCTCAGGAGAAGCTTGACGCGACCGCTGATCAGCTCCGCTCGCTTGAGCTGGGCCAGGCCGCCGACTTCGCGCCCGAGCGCCGCGCGGTGGACACCACGACCGGCAAGAACGTCATCCCGCGCACGCTCTTCGGCCAGCTCCTGGCGGAGGCGGTCTACCGCTCTACCGTCATGCGGAACGGCGCGTCGATCCTGTCCACGTCGTCCGCTGAGCCGCTGGACATCGTGGTCATGACCGGCCGCGCGTCCGCTCAGATCACCGCTGAGAACGGCCAGATTCAGGAGTCCTACCCGACTCAGGTCACGCGCTCTCTCGGTGCCTACAAGTACGCATACGCGTCTGTCGTGTCGTCCGAGCTGATCCAGGATCAGGCGCTGGACCTGGTGGGCTTCCTGGTGGGCGACGCCGGTCCGGCGATCGGTCACGGCATGGGCACTCACTTCCTGGCCGGTGACGGCGTGGGCAAGCCGACCGGCATTCTCAAGGCCGCTCCGGCTGCCACCGCCACGTTCAAGATGCCCGGTGGCACCAACAAGGACACGGGCGTTTCCGACGGCCTGATTGACCTGTTCTACGAGCTTCAGCCCGCCTACCGAAGCAACGCCACCTTCGTTGTCTCGGACAAGATGGCTGCGGTCATGCGCAAGCTCAAGGACGTGAACGGTCAGTACCTCTGGCAGACCGCCCTTGTCGCCGGTCAGCCGGACCTGTTCAACGGTCGCCCCGTTGCTACCGACGTCGCGATGCCGGACAACCAGGTTCTCTTTGGCGACCTGAGCAAGTACAAGATCCGCTTCGCCGGTCCGCTTCGCGTTGAGCGCTCCCTTGACGCGAAGTTCCTGAACGACCAGGTGGTCTACCGGTTCATTCAGCGTGCCGACGGCCTTCTGACCGACCTGCTGTCGGCGAAGGTCCTGACCGTCACCCCGTAA
- a CDS encoding phage tail tube protein, with product MALDASIGIGAESDYGTAATALTGYEGKSDSWKVSREFIESVGFRAGLQTARADRRTIINMGGEGELELDLLDVGAGDVLRAVFDKHTATDAGGKTTHVLETGVYSGAPSWTAQMVRPTVEGTRVAYKHIGCVATEFTLTADLKGAVGLKVGFDFQDVSHTKVPAQILAPVYPASARAYDWTRTALTLKRAGVSAPVDASKLEIKADLGLKTDRRFLRGSSLKRKPVRAAVPTFEGSFEGEFTDATLPLYEAFLAGEILGLTIDLAGLTPGTSMRWEFPAIQLTGESPEASVDDVTAMKLPFRVLDPGDGSPAMRVTYVEPSATPPAPPSGG from the coding sequence ATGGCGCTAGACGCATCCATTGGTATCGGCGCTGAGTCCGACTACGGAACTGCCGCTACCGCACTGACCGGCTACGAGGGCAAGTCCGATTCGTGGAAGGTGAGTCGGGAGTTCATTGAGTCGGTGGGCTTCCGTGCCGGCCTACAGACCGCCCGCGCCGACCGGCGAACGATCATCAACATGGGCGGGGAAGGCGAGCTTGAGCTAGACCTGTTGGACGTGGGCGCGGGGGACGTGCTCCGGGCGGTGTTCGACAAGCACACCGCGACGGACGCGGGCGGCAAGACGACTCACGTTCTCGAAACCGGCGTGTACTCCGGTGCCCCGTCGTGGACGGCTCAGATGGTCCGCCCGACCGTTGAGGGAACGCGGGTCGCTTACAAGCACATCGGTTGCGTGGCAACGGAGTTCACGCTGACGGCCGATCTCAAGGGGGCCGTCGGGCTCAAGGTCGGCTTCGACTTCCAGGACGTCTCACACACGAAGGTCCCGGCTCAGATCCTCGCCCCGGTCTACCCGGCGAGCGCCCGTGCCTACGACTGGACCCGTACCGCCCTGACGCTCAAGCGGGCAGGTGTGTCGGCCCCGGTTGACGCGTCCAAGCTGGAGATCAAGGCGGACTTGGGGCTCAAGACCGACCGCCGGTTCCTGCGGGGCAGCTCGCTCAAGCGCAAGCCCGTACGGGCCGCTGTGCCGACCTTTGAAGGCTCGTTCGAGGGCGAGTTCACAGACGCGACGCTGCCCCTGTACGAGGCGTTCCTAGCCGGTGAGATCCTGGGCCTGACCATCGACCTTGCGGGGCTCACTCCGGGCACGTCGATGCGCTGGGAGTTCCCGGCAATCCAGCTCACGGGCGAGTCGCCGGAAGCGTCCGTTGACGACGTGACCGCGATGAAGCTGCCCTTCCGGGTGCTCGACCCCGGCGACGGTTCACCGGCCATGCGGGTCACGTACGTTGAGCCGTCCGCGACCCCGCCGGCTCCGCCTTCCGGTGGCTGA
- a CDS encoding PGRP and LysM peptidoglycan-binding domain-containing protein — MGTADAMINAAAGDLGYKEGPDNDTKFGEWYGLNYNPWCDMAQSRWGQDSGNADVVGHFAYCPSHVTWFRERGQWHGSDETARRGDLVFYSWHNNGVADHVGLVVEDSAPGAELHTIEGNTSSGDEGSQGNGDGVYRRVRGRGNVMGFGRPAYSGGSSGTYTVQPGDTLSEIGSRLGIRWQDIAAASGLSNPDVLSVGQVLTLPGGGGSPAPSGPAYPGALTRKGSKGSTVRQIQSALIDRGYGSYLAPWGADGSFGNATDSGVRAFQSDQGIDSDGIVGPVTWGRLFN; from the coding sequence ATGGGAACTGCTGACGCAATGATCAACGCCGCTGCGGGGGATCTGGGCTACAAGGAAGGCCCGGACAACGACACGAAGTTCGGTGAGTGGTACGGGCTGAACTACAACCCGTGGTGCGACATGGCGCAGAGCCGATGGGGCCAGGACAGCGGAAACGCTGACGTGGTCGGCCACTTCGCCTACTGCCCCAGCCACGTGACCTGGTTCCGGGAGCGCGGCCAGTGGCACGGGTCGGACGAGACCGCGCGCCGTGGTGATCTCGTCTTCTACTCCTGGCACAACAACGGCGTTGCCGATCACGTCGGGCTCGTCGTTGAGGACTCAGCACCGGGCGCCGAGCTGCACACCATCGAGGGCAACACGTCTTCGGGCGACGAGGGAAGCCAGGGCAACGGCGATGGTGTGTACCGGCGGGTCCGTGGGCGGGGCAACGTCATGGGCTTCGGCCGACCCGCGTACTCCGGCGGCTCGTCCGGCACGTACACCGTGCAGCCCGGCGACACCCTGTCTGAGATCGGTTCGCGCCTGGGCATCCGCTGGCAGGACATTGCCGCCGCAAGCGGGCTGTCCAACCCGGACGTTCTGTCGGTCGGCCAGGTGCTCACCCTGCCCGGTGGTGGTGGTTCGCCGGCCCCGTCCGGACCGGCCTACCCCGGCGCCCTGACCCGCAAGGGCTCCAAGGGTTCCACGGTCCGACAGATTCAGTCCGCGCTGATCGACAGGGGATACGGCTCGTACCTCGCTCCGTGGGGCGCTGACGGCTCGTTCGGCAACGCCACTGACAGCGGCGTGCGGGCATTCCAGAGTGACCAGGGGATCGACTCCGACGGCATTGTCGGCCCGGTCACCTGGGGTCGGCTCTTCAACTGA
- a CDS encoding HNH endonuclease, which yields MRTRCLDCRGWATHAGRCEQHYRAYESGRTVQSHRKRREAIARGSNAAARLRSAVRKAGQATCATCGGCFLPSGVDIDHVVPLALGGEDVETNVQPLCKSCHKAKTRRDFDHQRPPF from the coding sequence ATGCGTACCCGGTGCCTTGACTGTAGGGGGTGGGCTACCCATGCGGGGCGGTGCGAGCAGCACTACCGGGCTTACGAGTCCGGCCGCACAGTGCAGTCACATCGCAAGCGGCGTGAGGCGATAGCGCGCGGCAGCAATGCAGCGGCTCGTCTGCGGTCTGCGGTCCGCAAGGCTGGGCAAGCGACGTGCGCCACGTGTGGTGGTTGCTTCCTGCCTTCGGGTGTGGACATTGACCACGTGGTCCCGCTGGCGCTCGGTGGTGAGGACGTTGAGACCAACGTTCAGCCCCTCTGCAAGAGCTGTCACAAGGCGAAGACCCGACGGGACTTCGATCACCAGCGTCCGCCGTTCTGA
- a CDS encoding phage terminase small subunit P27 family gives MVYEGRAPRVPAHLKRVGKEVWRTVWAAGSGAYSPETDRYIILRYAELHDRRAHLLASVDNDGLMTVGSTGQPVVHPAMRYVESTEKELRAIETVIGFTPEARMRLGIVAAEARRVAAGPEDF, from the coding sequence GTGGTCTACGAAGGCCGTGCGCCCCGCGTACCGGCTCACCTCAAGCGCGTGGGCAAAGAGGTCTGGCGGACCGTCTGGGCTGCCGGTAGCGGGGCGTACAGCCCCGAGACGGACCGGTACATCATCCTGCGGTACGCCGAGCTTCACGACCGGCGCGCGCACCTTCTCGCTTCCGTTGATAACGACGGCCTGATGACGGTCGGGTCCACCGGTCAGCCGGTGGTGCATCCCGCGATGCGGTACGTCGAATCGACGGAGAAGGAACTACGGGCTATTGAGACGGTAATCGGCTTCACGCCGGAAGCCCGGATGCGCCTGGGAATCGTGGCCGCTGAGGCTCGCAGGGTGGCTGCCGGCCCAGAGGACTTCTAA
- a CDS encoding phage tail tape measure protein: protein MSAKPIKITLLGDITELAHSLGEAAKDVDTFGKKAGALALAGGGAVAAGLTEGLSEAMDRAKGNNLLAAQIGATPEQAKTLGAAAGKIFGDGLGESVEEVNEGLKSLWQQGLVPAGATADQIEGIGAKLMNVSKVMGEDLGPTANAAGQMVKTGLAKNFDEAMDVLVRGTQLGINKNEDLLDTFNEYSVQFKKVGMSAPMALGLMNQALAAGARDSDLAADAIKEFSLRAIDGSAGSAAAYKALGLDAKKMTETIAQGGPKAAEATQQVFDKMRALKDPVDKNTVAVGLFGTQAEDLGQALGAMNPSTAVAGLGQVAGAAQKAGDTLNDNTSTRLAAFGRQAQQYLVDLTANYVLPILEKVTSHFHDVGSAIGAAAGFVDQYRVPLGILAGVITVVLLPALIAWGVNATTAAVANAVAWVTSTTTATTSAASQVLAHWAVVGGWIKSAAQAVISAALVVGSWIAMGAEALVQAARMAAAWLIAMGPVGIIIAIVVALAALIWANWDKIKQWTAEAFEWIWQKIQQVFEFLKNLFLNFTGPGLIIKHWDTIKNATVGAFQYVVDFIRSSFNTVVNFFVTLPQRILAMAGAIGNAAMDIGSRLINGIGSGLSKLASFGGDIGSAVLDAAKGAINTVIDLLNRAIPDRLGWGPVAINLPANPIPRIRAMGGPTSGLTRVGERGPEWVNLPRGSTVIPNHAGGVGGGVVVNVTSQADPFAIGREVAWALRVAPR from the coding sequence GTGTCGGCTAAGCCGATCAAGATTACCCTTCTGGGGGACATTACCGAGCTGGCGCATTCGCTCGGAGAGGCCGCGAAGGACGTTGACACCTTCGGGAAGAAGGCCGGTGCTCTCGCTCTCGCCGGGGGTGGCGCTGTCGCGGCGGGGCTGACGGAAGGTCTGTCCGAAGCGATGGACCGCGCGAAGGGAAACAACCTTCTCGCCGCTCAGATCGGGGCGACGCCGGAGCAGGCGAAGACGCTCGGAGCGGCAGCGGGCAAGATTTTCGGTGACGGCCTGGGCGAGAGCGTCGAAGAGGTCAACGAGGGATTGAAATCCCTTTGGCAACAGGGGCTTGTACCCGCCGGAGCGACGGCCGATCAGATCGAAGGAATCGGCGCGAAGCTCATGAACGTCTCGAAGGTCATGGGCGAAGACCTCGGCCCGACCGCCAATGCGGCCGGACAGATGGTCAAGACCGGCCTTGCCAAGAACTTTGACGAAGCCATGGATGTGCTCGTTCGCGGAACACAGCTCGGGATCAACAAGAACGAGGATCTTCTAGACACGTTCAACGAGTATTCCGTTCAGTTCAAGAAGGTCGGCATGAGTGCCCCGATGGCCCTGGGGCTCATGAACCAGGCACTCGCTGCGGGCGCCCGTGACTCCGATCTCGCTGCCGACGCAATCAAGGAATTCTCACTTCGCGCTATCGACGGCTCAGCCGGTTCGGCAGCCGCGTACAAGGCGCTCGGCCTTGACGCGAAGAAGATGACGGAGACCATTGCCCAGGGCGGCCCGAAGGCAGCTGAGGCAACACAGCAAGTCTTCGACAAGATGCGGGCGTTGAAGGACCCCGTTGACAAGAACACGGTTGCCGTCGGCCTGTTCGGCACTCAGGCGGAAGACCTGGGCCAGGCCCTGGGCGCGATGAACCCGAGCACCGCCGTTGCCGGTCTGGGGCAGGTGGCCGGCGCGGCTCAGAAGGCAGGTGACACCCTCAACGACAACACGAGCACGCGCCTTGCGGCCTTCGGGCGGCAGGCTCAGCAATACCTGGTTGACCTGACAGCCAACTATGTTCTGCCGATCCTGGAGAAGGTCACCAGTCACTTTCACGACGTGGGCAGCGCGATCGGCGCGGCGGCCGGATTCGTGGATCAGTACCGGGTACCGCTGGGCATCCTGGCGGGCGTCATCACGGTCGTCCTGCTGCCCGCGCTGATCGCCTGGGGCGTGAACGCCACAACGGCGGCCGTTGCCAACGCCGTTGCCTGGGTGACCAGCACCACCACCGCGACGACGAGCGCCGCAAGTCAGGTGCTCGCTCACTGGGCCGTCGTGGGCGGCTGGATCAAGTCGGCTGCCCAGGCCGTCATTTCAGCGGCCCTGGTGGTTGGTAGCTGGATAGCCATGGGTGCGGAAGCACTCGTTCAGGCTGCCCGCATGGCCGCTGCGTGGCTCATCGCCATGGGACCGGTCGGAATCATCATCGCTATCGTGGTCGCCCTGGCCGCGCTGATCTGGGCCAACTGGGACAAGATCAAGCAATGGACCGCCGAAGCCTTCGAGTGGATCTGGCAGAAGATCCAACAGGTCTTCGAGTTCTTGAAGAACCTCTTCCTGAACTTCACCGGACCCGGCCTCATCATCAAACACTGGGACACGATCAAGAACGCCACGGTCGGAGCCTTCCAATACGTGGTTGATTTCATCCGGAGCTCGTTCAACACGGTCGTCAATTTCTTTGTGACGCTGCCTCAGCGCATCCTTGCCATGGCGGGTGCGATCGGCAATGCCGCGATGGATATTGGCTCGCGACTGATCAACGGCATTGGGTCCGGGCTGTCGAAACTCGCGAGTTTTGGCGGGGATATCGGCTCGGCCGTGCTGGACGCCGCGAAGGGCGCGATCAACACCGTGATTGATCTTCTGAACCGCGCGATCCCGGACCGGCTGGGCTGGGGCCCGGTGGCGATCAACCTTCCCGCGAACCCGATCCCGCGCATCCGCGCCATGGGTGGCCCGACGTCCGGCCTGACCCGCGTGGGTGAGCGCGGACCGGAGTGGGTCAACCTGCCGCGCGGATCGACCGTGATTCCCAACCATGCCGGGGGAGTTGGGGGCGGCGTGGTGGTCAACGTGACCAGTCAGGCCGACCCGTTCGCCATTGGGCGCGAAGTCGCCTGGGCGCTTCGGGTCGCGCCACGGTAG